From the Vibrio vulnificus CMCP6 genome, one window contains:
- a CDS encoding substrate-binding periplasmic protein, with the protein MRLLLGCFIALCSYVTVASATTEIIMGYRTTAKMPYIHAEPSDDGFYFELYDEAAKRIGAKLKVVRLPKLRVLIALEAGEIDFYPGFAFDEERAKYAYWVPNGTYQRDVAITLKGRPLMTQATSLDGLTQLVALGNPDYLVGRDTSQMDQLTVSELDVGRAMTFLRRGRADFYVYEEDTLRYFLKTEGSSDMMIHPQFVDRSSPSWAGFSRNSALFEGQENPAYDPNLPLAWNNMPMRLVPGSVIDEFQQALHQMEMEGWTQALYRKYFE; encoded by the coding sequence ATGCGGCTATTACTGGGATGTTTCATTGCGCTTTGTAGTTATGTCACTGTGGCGAGTGCCACAACAGAGATCATCATGGGCTATCGCACCACCGCGAAAATGCCTTATATCCATGCAGAGCCGAGTGATGATGGCTTCTATTTCGAGTTGTATGACGAGGCGGCCAAACGGATTGGTGCAAAACTCAAAGTAGTGCGTTTGCCAAAGTTACGTGTTTTGATCGCCTTGGAAGCGGGGGAGATTGACTTCTACCCTGGCTTTGCCTTTGATGAGGAACGAGCCAAATACGCATATTGGGTGCCCAACGGCACCTATCAACGTGATGTGGCAATCACGCTCAAGGGACGGCCGCTCATGACGCAGGCAACCAGCCTTGATGGGCTTACGCAGCTGGTGGCGCTGGGAAATCCAGATTATTTGGTGGGGCGCGACACGTCACAGATGGATCAACTGACGGTGTCAGAACTCGATGTCGGCCGAGCAATGACCTTTTTGCGTCGAGGTCGCGCAGATTTTTATGTCTATGAAGAAGATACGCTACGTTATTTTCTCAAAACCGAAGGGTCGAGCGATATGATGATTCACCCTCAATTTGTCGATCGCAGTTCACCTTCTTGGGCGGGATTTAGTCGCAATTCTGCTTTATTTGAAGGCCAAGAGAATCCGGCCTATGACCCCAACTTACCTTTGGCTTGGAATAACATGCCGATGCGGCTAGTGCCAGGCTCGGTGATTGACGAGTTTCAGCAAGCCCTTCACCAAATGGAAATGGAAGGTTGGACGCAAGCTTTGTACCGCAAGTATTTTGAGTGA
- a CDS encoding DedA family protein has translation MVISKGRKSVEFFTALITSDFDVIQNSKYLLIILTAILFLESAFVFLPLPGDSLVIFSGGMVALGVLPVTESIILLTLAASLGGLVAYWQGFLLRQSRVHRSLEGILPNGTLERATTLLMKYGFLSLFVSRFIPFVRVLTPMMMGVNRLNAVKVFFSNLSSSLLWVALLLLIGKFALLNPMFENYQAILIKGLVGVSLTLMFITLFGIVIRYFNQR, from the coding sequence GTGGTTATTTCTAAAGGGAGAAAGTCAGTGGAGTTTTTTACTGCGCTAATCACAAGTGATTTCGATGTTATACAGAATTCAAAGTATCTACTGATTATTTTGACCGCTATTTTATTTTTGGAATCGGCGTTTGTTTTTCTGCCGCTTCCCGGCGATAGCTTGGTGATTTTTTCCGGTGGCATGGTGGCATTGGGGGTGCTGCCTGTGACCGAGAGTATCATTCTGCTCACCTTAGCAGCCAGCCTTGGCGGTTTAGTGGCTTACTGGCAAGGGTTCTTGCTCAGGCAGAGCCGCGTTCATCGTTCACTAGAAGGCATTCTACCCAATGGCACATTAGAGAGAGCGACAACACTGTTGATGAAATACGGATTTTTATCCCTCTTTGTTTCGCGTTTTATTCCATTTGTACGCGTGCTAACACCAATGATGATGGGAGTGAATAGATTAAATGCCGTCAAAGTATTTTTCTCAAATTTATCGAGTTCATTATTGTGGGTGGCTCTTTTACTGCTGATAGGAAAATTCGCCCTACTCAACCCTATGTTCGAAAATTATCAAGCCATACTGATAAAAGGATTGGTCGGCGTCAGCCTAACATTGATGTTTATTACCCTGTTTGGCATCGTCATTCGTTATTTCAACCAACGATAA